Proteins encoded by one window of Bacteroidales bacterium:
- a CDS encoding carboxypeptidase regulatory-like domain-containing protein has translation MKKNLLILTLLFFAFTASSQEYIFKFKVSSKEELKVLTEVISIDNYKNGEVTAYANPKQFEKFKSLGYKYEILPHPSQGKVINMATTVAEMANWDRYPTYDVYVQMMQDFQTNFPALCDLDTIGYSQNGRLVLVLKISDNVATHEQEPEFFYTSSMHGDEITGFVLTLRLADYLLSNYGTNTEVTNIINNFELYINPAANPDGTYNGGNTTVASAVRSLANGQDPNRDFPDPRIGANTPYSQETQDMMDFVSAHHFVMSANFHGGAEVMNYPWDTWTTADNANVDANWFEQICTNYVQTTRLINSSYMTDTYADGVTEGGDWYVITGGRQDYMTYFQHCKEVTVELSSVKLLSTDLLPAYWNYNKQALLDYIKEANYGINGTVKNINGDPLDAKIEITAHDKDNSWVATDPANGDYYRLIAPGTYDVTYSSFGYISQVHTITVTAWKTTVINDVVLLQAANVNISGTVTENGTGNPLQGVKIEILNTTVTPVYTAADGTYTINNVPEDIYDIKATLTGYTSVTKTIDISTTTVIDFSLSISNAISFETDVPSIFTFSGNLPWTRVTPEAYDGIYSMKSGAITDNQTSVMQTELNITTAGNISFYKKVSSESNWDFLKFYIDGTEQGSWSGELAWSQNSYAVSTGIHTFTWEYSKDASAANGSDCAWVDFIEFPEYQQAATYTVTFNVTDGTNPIQSANVNFNSQNISTDASGQAIFSNVNPGSNLPWTVSKTGYNTENGTVTIIDGDVIQSVTLTVTVTYTVTFNVDDGTNPIENAVVNFNSQSVNTDIIGQAVFTNINVVSNSPYSITKSGFNTYDGFISVVDNDVIENVSMSETSYTVTFNITDGTNPIENANINFNTEDILTDINGQAVFTNVLPGNNLAYTITKNNYSTFSGQLDVNNQDVIMNIPLTSVSVDVLLSLSSIKISPNPFNEFTTFEFSVKESSSVFLGIYSYNGQLIKILVNETLNAGLHKVTWNGTDANNKSLSNGLYFCKLIYSGTSKSEKIILIR, from the coding sequence ATGAAGAAAAACCTACTTATACTGACACTGTTATTTTTTGCTTTCACAGCATCCTCACAAGAATATATCTTTAAATTCAAAGTAAGTTCAAAAGAAGAGCTAAAAGTATTAACTGAAGTTATCTCAATTGATAATTATAAAAACGGTGAAGTTACTGCCTATGCAAATCCAAAACAATTTGAAAAATTCAAATCTTTAGGTTATAAATATGAAATATTGCCCCACCCTTCACAAGGCAAAGTAATTAATATGGCAACTACCGTAGCAGAAATGGCAAATTGGGACAGATATCCTACTTATGACGTATATGTTCAAATGATGCAAGATTTCCAAACAAACTTTCCTGCTTTATGTGATTTAGATACAATCGGTTACAGCCAAAACGGACGATTAGTTTTAGTACTGAAGATATCTGATAATGTTGCAACACACGAACAAGAACCTGAATTTTTCTATACATCAAGTATGCACGGTGATGAAATTACAGGTTTTGTTTTAACCTTAAGATTAGCCGATTATTTATTATCTAACTACGGAACAAATACAGAGGTAACAAATATTATAAATAATTTTGAATTATATATAAATCCTGCTGCAAATCCGGACGGAACATATAACGGAGGAAATACTACCGTTGCAAGTGCAGTAAGAAGCCTTGCAAACGGACAAGACCCGAACAGAGATTTTCCCGATCCGAGAATAGGAGCAAATACACCTTACAGCCAAGAAACACAAGATATGATGGACTTTGTTTCTGCACATCATTTTGTTATGTCTGCAAATTTTCACGGCGGAGCAGAAGTAATGAACTACCCTTGGGATACATGGACTACTGCAGATAATGCAAATGTTGATGCAAATTGGTTTGAACAGATTTGCACAAATTATGTTCAAACTACACGACTTATTAACTCAAGTTATATGACAGATACTTATGCCGACGGAGTAACCGAAGGAGGAGATTGGTATGTTATTACAGGAGGAAGACAAGATTATATGACTTATTTTCAACACTGCAAAGAAGTTACAGTAGAATTATCGTCTGTCAAATTGCTGTCAACAGATTTACTGCCTGCATATTGGAACTACAACAAACAAGCACTGTTAGACTACATCAAAGAAGCAAATTACGGAATTAACGGAACAGTAAAAAACATCAACGGCGACCCGCTTGATGCTAAAATTGAAATAACGGCACATGATAAAGATAACTCATGGGTAGCTACAGACCCTGCAAATGGTGACTACTACAGGCTTATTGCTCCCGGAACTTATGATGTTACATATTCTTCATTCGGATATATTTCTCAAGTGCACACCATTACTGTTACCGCTTGGAAAACAACAGTTATTAATGATGTTGTTTTGTTGCAAGCTGCAAATGTAAATATTTCAGGAACCGTTACCGAAAACGGAACAGGCAACCCTTTGCAAGGTGTAAAAATTGAAATACTTAACACAACTGTTACTCCTGTATATACTGCTGCCGACGGAACCTACACTATTAATAATGTACCTGAAGATATTTATGATATTAAAGCCACACTAACCGGTTATACTTCCGTAACCAAAACTATTGATATTTCTACAACAACTGTAATTGATTTTAGTCTGTCAATCAGTAATGCAATAAGTTTTGAAACCGATGTTCCTTCAATATTCACTTTCAGCGGTAATTTACCATGGACAAGAGTAACTCCTGAAGCCTATGACGGAATCTATTCAATGAAATCAGGTGCAATTACAGACAACCAAACTTCTGTTATGCAAACAGAGCTAAATATTACAACTGCCGGGAATATCAGTTTCTATAAAAAAGTATCTTCCGAATCCAACTGGGATTTTTTAAAATTCTATATTGACGGAACAGAACAAGGAAGTTGGTCCGGCGAACTTGCCTGGAGCCAAAATTCTTATGCTGTATCAACCGGAATACATACTTTCACTTGGGAGTATTCCAAAGATGCTTCTGCTGCAAACGGAAGTGATTGTGCTTGGGTTGATTTCATAGAATTCCCTGAATACCAGCAGGCTGCAACATATACAGTAACATTTAACGTTACCGACGGAACAAACCCCATTCAAAGTGCAAATGTCAATTTTAATTCTCAAAACATATCTACAGATGCAAGCGGACAAGCAATTTTTTCAAATGTTAACCCGGGTTCTAATTTACCTTGGACTGTTTCAAAAACAGGCTACAATACAGAAAACGGTACGGTAACAATTATTGACGGAGATGTTATACAATCAGTTACTCTGACAGTAACTGTAACATATACAGTTACATTTAATGTTGATGACGGTACAAATCCGATTGAAAATGCTGTTGTCAATTTCAATTCACAATCTGTTAATACTGATATAATCGGACAAGCAGTTTTCACAAACATAAATGTTGTAAGTAACAGTCCTTACTCAATCACAAAATCAGGATTTAATACTTATGACGGTTTTATTTCCGTTGTTGACAATGATGTTATTGAAAATGTTTCAATGTCAGAAACATCATACACAGTTACGTTTAATATTACCGACGGCACAAATCCGATTGAAAATGCAAATATAAACTTTAATACAGAAGATATTTTAACAGACATAAACGGACAAGCAGTTTTCACCAATGTTTTGCCGGGTAATAATTTAGCATACACAATTACAAAAAATAATTATAGTACATTCAGCGGACAATTAGACGTAAACAATCAAGATGTTATAATGAATATTCCTTTAACATCTGTATCTGTTGATGTTTTATTATCTTTATCAAGCATAAAAATCTCGCCGAATCCGTTTAATGAATTTACAACTTTTGAATTTTCAGTAAAAGAAAGTTCTTCTGTATTCTTAGGAATTTATTCTTATAACGGTCAATTAATAAAAATATTAGTTAATGAAACCCTTAATGCCGGGCTTCATAAAGTTACATGGAACGGAACAGATGCAAACAACAAATCGCTTTCAAACGGTTTGTATTTTTGCAAACTTATTTATTCCGGAACATCTAAATCTGAAAAAATAATTTTAATAAGATAA
- a CDS encoding acyl-CoA dehydrogenase family protein: MDKKDAIKGGEFIVRETTANEIFIPEEFGEEPRMIAQSCQDFLDAEVIPNLDKLDAHEEGLMPSILKKAGELGLLGISIPEEYMGFGQDFTTSMLVADVLGAGYAFSVAYSADTGIGTLPIMYYGNEEQKQKYLPGLATGELLGAYCLTEPGAGSDANSGKTKAVLNEAGTHYILNGSKMWITNGGFADVLTVFAKIDDDRILSAFIVERDYPGITFNTEEHKMGIKGSSTVQIFFNDCEVPVENLLGNRGDGFRIALNILNLGRIKLGANVIGAAKIAINQSVQYSNERKQFKTLISNFGAIKYKLAQQVIKTFANEAAVYRMSKNVDDAVKRNIANGMEKGQANVEAQREFAIEAALIKVFGSEMLDYVVDEGVQIHGGMGYSAETPIERGYRDSRINRIFEGTNEINRNVTADTLIKKGQKGEIPIFEEAAKITASLDKIPESPQFKGEYFEDAKMTVANFKAAFLMLIDAAQNKFGRKLSREQEILFNFSDIIMESYVAESLYLRVQKLQDLKGEKGSIYKDILDVYLFDSSHVVYKNGLEAIYSFVDEADQCKYIKALRCFTKVKGVNVKDARRRIADKLIDDNKYTF, from the coding sequence ATGGATAAAAAAGATGCAATAAAAGGCGGAGAATTCATCGTCAGAGAAACTACGGCAAATGAAATATTTATTCCCGAAGAATTCGGAGAAGAACCCAGAATGATTGCTCAATCATGTCAAGATTTTTTAGACGCAGAAGTTATTCCTAATTTGGACAAATTAGATGCTCACGAAGAAGGTTTAATGCCCTCAATTCTAAAAAAAGCCGGAGAATTAGGTTTGTTAGGAATTTCAATACCGGAAGAATATATGGGTTTCGGACAAGATTTCACAACTTCTATGCTTGTTGCTGATGTTCTCGGTGCCGGTTATGCATTTTCTGTTGCTTATTCTGCCGATACAGGAATAGGAACTTTACCTATTATGTATTACGGTAACGAAGAGCAAAAACAAAAATATTTACCCGGATTGGCAACCGGCGAATTGCTCGGAGCATATTGTTTAACTGAGCCGGGAGCAGGTTCCGATGCAAATTCCGGTAAAACAAAAGCTGTACTTAACGAAGCCGGAACACACTACATTCTTAACGGGTCCAAAATGTGGATAACCAACGGAGGGTTTGCTGATGTTCTTACAGTATTTGCAAAAATTGATGATGACAGAATTCTTAGTGCATTTATTGTAGAAAGAGATTATCCTGGTATTACTTTTAATACGGAAGAACATAAAATGGGTATTAAAGGCTCTTCAACAGTCCAAATTTTCTTTAACGATTGCGAAGTTCCCGTTGAAAATCTTCTCGGAAACAGAGGTGACGGTTTCAGAATTGCCTTAAATATTTTAAACCTCGGAAGAATTAAACTCGGAGCAAATGTTATAGGTGCTGCAAAAATCGCCATAAATCAATCTGTTCAATACTCTAATGAAAGGAAACAATTTAAAACTCTTATTTCTAACTTCGGTGCAATAAAATATAAGCTTGCTCAACAAGTTATAAAAACATTTGCAAACGAAGCTGCAGTTTACCGTATGAGCAAAAATGTTGATGATGCGGTAAAAAGAAATATTGCAAACGGAATGGAAAAAGGACAAGCAAATGTTGAAGCACAAAGAGAATTTGCAATTGAAGCAGCACTAATAAAAGTTTTCGGTTCTGAAATGTTAGATTATGTTGTAGATGAGGGTGTTCAAATTCACGGAGGCATGGGATATTCAGCCGAAACGCCAATTGAAAGAGGTTACAGAGATTCCAGAATTAACAGAATTTTTGAAGGAACTAATGAGATTAACAGAAATGTTACAGCCGATACTTTAATTAAAAAAGGACAAAAAGGTGAAATCCCTATTTTTGAAGAAGCTGCAAAAATAACGGCTTCATTAGATAAAATTCCTGAAAGCCCTCAATTTAAAGGAGAGTATTTTGAAGATGCAAAAATGACTGTTGCAAATTTTAAAGCTGCATTTTTAATGTTAATTGATGCTGCTCAAAATAAATTCGGACGTAAACTTTCGCGTGAACAAGAAATATTATTCAATTTCTCTGATATTATTATGGAATCTTATGTTGCCGAATCTTTATATTTAAGAGTTCAAAAATTACAAGATTTAAAAGGAGAAAAAGGAAGTATTTACAAAGATATTTTGGATGTTTATTTATTTGACTCGTCACATGTTGTATATAAAAACGGACTTGAAGCAATCTATTCATTTGTTGACGAAGCAGACCAATGCAAATATATTAAAGCCTTAAGATGTTTTACCAAAGTTAAAGGCGTAAATGTAAAAGATGCAAGAAGAAGAATTGCCGACAAACTTATTGATGATAATAAATACACATTCTAA
- a CDS encoding amidohydrolase has translation MNVTIIQSNLIWEGVEANLKHFSEKINSVTEETDLIVLPEMFATGFSMKPKKFAKYDNHQIYWLSEHAKNKNAVITGSIISEENGNFFNSLIWMQADGNYFQYNKRHLFTFAGEDKYYSAGKKSIITNINNWKLKPLICYDLRFPVWSRNKQDYDVLIYIANWPERRNDAWKTLLKARAIENQCYVVGVNRVGEDGSGIYHSGDSAVIDPKGNIISKTKAHHESVETISLDFEELDSFRKKFPVANDADKFDLYI, from the coding sequence ATGAATGTAACAATTATACAATCAAATTTGATTTGGGAAGGTGTTGAAGCTAATTTAAAACACTTTTCCGAAAAAATTAATTCTGTAACTGAAGAAACCGATTTAATTGTTCTTCCGGAAATGTTTGCAACAGGTTTTTCTATGAAACCTAAAAAATTTGCAAAATATGATAATCACCAAATATATTGGCTTTCAGAACACGCAAAAAATAAAAATGCCGTAATTACAGGCAGTATTATTTCTGAAGAAAACGGTAATTTTTTTAACAGCTTAATTTGGATGCAAGCTGACGGAAACTACTTTCAATACAATAAGCGACATTTATTTACATTTGCCGGCGAAGATAAATACTACTCGGCAGGCAAAAAATCAATAATAACAAATATAAATAATTGGAAACTTAAACCGTTGATTTGTTACGATTTAAGATTTCCTGTTTGGAGCAGAAATAAACAGGATTACGATGTTTTAATTTATATTGCAAATTGGCCCGAACGCAGGAATGATGCTTGGAAAACCTTGCTTAAAGCACGAGCAATTGAAAATCAATGCTATGTTGTAGGAGTAAACAGAGTAGGCGAGGACGGAAGCGGAATTTATCATTCGGGAGATTCTGCTGTTATTGACCCCAAAGGGAATATTATAAGTAAGACTAAAGCACACCATGAATCTGTTGAAACTATTTCTTTGGATTTCGAAGAGTTAGATTCTTTCAGAAAGAAATTTCCTGTTGCAAATGATGCCGATAAGTTTGATCTTTATATTTGA